The following nucleotide sequence is from Camelus bactrianus isolate YW-2024 breed Bactrian camel chromosome 19, ASM4877302v1, whole genome shotgun sequence.
TCACCCTATGCGCTAAACTCAGCGTTGCATTTCCCCactattttacattaaaattcaaaAGCGGGCACAACGGAATCTTCTGGAAAGGGGCTAAGATGAACTCAGGAGGCGGGGGTCCGTGTGGAAAGAGCAGatggattattttttttcctctcctgacGAATAAGGAGCGCCCCCAGCCACCCCTCCTCACGGACCCCCACCAGAAAGCGCGCATGCGCACTTGGGTGGCGGGCGGATACTTAAGACGCGGCCACCGCGGCTGCGGCAGTGCGCCCAACAGCGGACTCCGAGAGACCAGCGGCCCTCGGAACCAGCAGCACTCGCTCTCAACCACCCACTCACCACTCTCGGAACCATGGCGGCAGTTGCGGCAGCCTCGGCGGAACTGCTCATCATCGGCTGGTACATTTTCCGTGTGCTGCTGCAGGTAAGTGTGCCCGGGTTCTAAGTGGGAGAGGGTCCTGATGCGCACCCCCTGAGCCGGAAAGCCCACGTCGCGATTGCCGCATCCTGACTTGTCCTGATTGCCGCGATCCCTGCCCGCCTAAGTGCCGCGGCCGGCACCGCATGCCCCTGCTCGTCCCCTGCGCCCTCCTCCTCGCGTTAGACCCTTCCCAGTGCGCCCGCCCGGGAACAAAGAGTTCGGGCGCGGCGGGCGCCAGCCGCGGACGATCGCCGAGGCTCTTAGCGACCAACGTGGTAAGAAAATCCCGCTACACCCAGACTCGACCCCAGGAGGGAGGCGGGGCACTTCTATTTTGCAAAAAGCGACTTTACAGCTCACATAGCGAAATTTTTCCGCCTTAGAAAAACTGCGCACTGCGgtgaaattttcctttaaaaaatgtagcaCTTGCGGGGGTGGGACGAAAAATAAGTTAGGAAAAGGcacttctcagaaaaagaaaaaccccagcACTTCACAAAAAAGAATACaacaaattagagaaaaagtaattcgcgggaaaaaatgaaattagtgaAAATGCGCATTGCAGGAAAAATATATCAGACAAAAGCACTTGGCAGAAAAAAATGCGTTAGATAAAAAGCGCATTGCAGAAAAAATTAGACAAAGGAGCTAACAGAAATTACGAATCGATAAAagcgctttttaaaaaattacaggaaaaggttctgttttgcaggaaaaacagaaaaagcgcTTCCGAAAAAGGATATTtcgttttattaaaaaaaaaaatcaggggcaAAGCGTTTTgtgtaaaaagaaataagaaagcgCTTTGCCTATAAAATCATCTACCCTAAAAGCACCCCTTGCAGGAAGAATTCCCTGCTAAAAGGAATCCTTTGCCAAAGGAATCGCATATTTCCTTCAAGGTGTTCCTGGAATGCTGCATTTACTGGGTAGGATTCGCTTTTCGAAATCCTCCAGGGACACAGCCCATTGCGAGAAGTGAGGTATACCTAAGTTGTGGGTCCAATCAGCTTGCGGCCATGCAGCCTTCAGCACAGTTGGAAAAGCTCCAGCTGCCCTGACTCGTGGACAAGCTGCGCCCGCACCCGCCTCTCCTCATTGGACAGGcgggcggggcagggggcggggcgggggcgggcacgGCAGCGCTGCAGACACACTGCGGGTGCCCGCCTCTAAGGGCAGGTCCCGGGTCTCTCTCTCGCCACAGGTGTTCAGGTACTCCCTGCAGAAGCTGGCGTACACTGTGTCGAGAACCGGGCGGCATGTGCTGGGAGAGCGCCGCCACCGGGCCCCCAACTGAggctccagcccccacccctgggcGGCCGTGTCACCAGGTGCTCCTGTGAAATTCCACCAGCATGGGAGCCAATGCCGCACAGGAACGGGGGGTCCCCTCTGCCCTCTCGCCAGAGGAGCACTTGCCAAGGTCAGTGAGGGGCTGGTAGGCCCCCGGAGACGCAGCACCGACAATGACGACAATACCagatcccttccccacccctttgCACCCGTCCCACTGCGGGTGGCGTTGAGGGGGGGGATGGGGGAGCAGACCCCTGAGATCTGGCCACAGGCAATGCATTCTGATCTGGACCAAGTCGGGACAGCGCCATCCCAGCCCCGCAGTGAAGGCCATGCCAGCAGGCCCCACCACAGAGATCCAGACAACCACACCAGCCAGCAAAAATGGACATTCCAACATCACCAGCCGAAGCCCTGAATCTCGGTGCAGCATACAAGGCGACAACTGCGTGCCCGTGTGGCGGGACTGGAGGGcaagggtgagggaggagggttaAGAAGCTGAGTGGGGCCCTCTCACTGTCCCTTGCCTACAGCACGTGCATTCCAGCCTTTCTGCCTCTGCTCCCTCAATTCCTCTTTCCCCCTCACTCCCACCCAAAAGAAATGTCACTCAATTTGGACCTATTCAACAAGAAAATGAATCCCATCTTTACAAAAACACCTTCTCCGAGCCCCCAGCCCTTCACTGATCTTGCTTTCCCCAGGTCTCACGCAATTGTGGTCAATATTGTGGTAATCGCTAATTGTAATGATTGTATAAGTGTGCATTAGTTGTGTCTCCCCGGCTAGATTGTAAGCTCCTGGAGGACAGGGACCGcctctacaaaaaataaaaaaagtaccTCCCCCATCTCGCACAGTGTCCCAGGACCCTGCGGGGTGGTGGAGGCGCACCAAAAATTTTGTCTCCTGTGACTTCTTTTGCGGTTTCATCACAAACTTCTAAGACTGGGCTGATGCACCCATTTTGGGGTGAGCACAGTActtgggagagggaggaaagagggggaggaagaggggagtggaaggaaggtggggaggaaaggaggagaggtagCAAAGTGGGAATATACTGAGACCATCTCAACCctttcctgagataaaggacCACACCACGTCCACCACCCAAAGAGAAAGGTGGACATCTTCACTTGTGGTCTCGGAATAAGTGACCACTTACCCCTCCCCAAAGAGGTGGGTACCTTCATTTTTCCTGGGATAAGAGGCAAATAATCAGCGGaaaaggtgggaggaggggagagatgggaggagaagAAAGGTGGGAGGATAACCCAAAATGGGATACTAGGGACCAAGAGGGTGGTAAGGAATTCAGAACAAGAAGTCTTATCTCCAACCTGGATCCCCAAGGAAATGTGCACTGGGCAGGGTGGGCACTGGCTTGGACAATGAGCATGGGATAAAAAGTGTGTGGTACCTCCCCCGACCAGCTCATCCCTCCAGGCCCTATAACCTCTACCAGGACCAGTACAAGGGCATTCTGCCTGGCCCTGCTACTATCCAGGGTCTCCACCCCACCCTCTGGAACCTCTTTCCAGCTCACTCTCCCAACTACTGAGTTCTCTGCTTCTCCTAGCTTTGGCCTCCATATTCTTAAGGGTGCTTACCGGGTCCCTGGCCCCGGGCTCTCCCCTGCCATCATGCTAgggtgggcaggtgggctggcTGCTCTGCTCCCTacttttctctcccctctcctcctcagtGAGTCCAGGCTCCTCTTACATGGGATCAGCTGACTGCCTCACCAAATGTCCCTGCCGCCTGTTCAGCCTTGTCTCTGGCTTTATGTATCACTGTCACTACACACCTGTTCCCGGGTCAACATCCAGGGAGTGAGTTGGAGGGCCATAAATCTTTCTGCTATCTCCTCAAATCCCTTAGTCACAGCTGTCACAAACACTTCTGGAGCACAAAGTACCTTGCCCCCTTGAGCCTGATGTTTCCCACCCCTAAGCCAGCCCGTAGCGTTTCTCAGCCCAACTACCAGCACCTTTGGGGCATCTATACCTTCAGTTCAATGTCAGAGAATTACGGCCGTGGAAGGTATTGGTTCTGGTATTGGCTTTGCCGTCAATCAGCCCAGGGAACCTGGTCAGGTCACTCTTATGCCCTTCCCTTCAGTTCCCTTCTGTAAAAGCACTGCTAAGATCCCAGTGAAACTGACATACTAGAAACATTCTGCCATCAAAGTGGCCATCAGGACTCAAACAGGACTGGGGTCAGGCTGTGCGATGAGACTCCATCTTCCTCAGGCTGGGTGCTTCCAGCCCCTACCACAGCCTGAAGGGCGGCGGTGGGAAGGCAGGTCTCCTCTTGCCCCAGGGTGACTCAGCAGCAGGCAATGCCCACACCTCCCTTCTGAAGTCCACATCCTGGCAGGCCTCAAGATGGAGTTtccgtggttttccacactaaaccCAGAGAGCCATGAACATATTTCAACATGTGTTCTCAATGAAGGTTGCCCCTCCCCTCAGAGCCTTCAAGGGGTATGCCCACAACCCCACTGCCCCAGATGCTCTAACCTCAGCCCAGTTATAAGGTAGCTGGGTTCGGGGAGACAGGCCACAGCAGCATGGAAGTGTCTGGCTGCTGTCAACACAGTTGGTCCCCCTTAGCCTCCAGTGCCCCACTTTAAAAGGTAGGAGGCTGTTGGCAGTCCCTGGGCTCTCCAGATGATCTTGGCAAAACCCAGGTGCGGGGcttcctccatccatccatcagcaGGGCTCTGAGTGTGGCATGGTGAGATGACAGACTTCCAGCCAAGGG
It contains:
- the NNAT gene encoding neuronatin isoform X3: MAAVAAASAELLIIGWYIFRVLLQVFLECCIYWVGFAFRNPPGTQPIARSVQVLPAEAGVHCVENRAACAGRAPPPGPQLRLQPPPLGGRVTRCSCEIPPAWEPMPHRNGGSPLPSRQRSTCQGQ
- the NNAT gene encoding neuronatin isoform X2, with amino-acid sequence MAAVAAASAELLIIGWYIFRVLLQVFRYSLQKLAYTVSRTGRHVLGERRHRAPN
- the NNAT gene encoding neuronatin isoform X1; translation: MAAVAAASAELLIIGWYIFRVLLQVFLECCIYWVGFAFRNPPGTQPIARSEVFRYSLQKLAYTVSRTGRHVLGERRHRAPN